Proteins from one Corynebacterium epidermidicanis genomic window:
- a CDS encoding ammonium transporter, with product MLISTALVLFMTPALALFYGGMSRQKSVLNMMMMSFGSLGVVTVVYVLWGWSMSYGDQSVLGIFGNPFEYFGLRNTIGTADAPIMSSFGYPKVIEVGYQLTFAVIACALISGALADRVKFGTWLVFTGLWSTFVYFPLVHMVWGGGFLSEKAESLSGWMFGRDGEEAAVPPVDFAGGIAIHISAGTAALLLAICVGRRHTFLKTAHRPHNLPFVMLGAALLWFGWFGFNGGSAHSASWLAGLATLNTTCAAAAGILGWLLAEKLRDGHATSLGAASGIVAGLVSITPAAGVLNPVTSLVLGFIGGILAALGVALKFRFKFDDSLDVVGVHLVAGIWGTIGLALLADHIGLFMGGGWYGLKLLIVQIVVAAATMLYTGVLTAIIGWILEKVMGWRVDRAIEHGGIDAHVHGETAYDALGMEGK from the coding sequence ATGTTAATTTCGACAGCGTTGGTGCTCTTCATGACACCGGCGCTCGCGCTGTTTTATGGTGGCATGTCCCGCCAAAAATCGGTGCTCAACATGATGATGATGTCTTTCGGTTCGCTGGGTGTTGTCACTGTGGTGTACGTGTTGTGGGGCTGGTCAATGTCCTACGGTGATCAATCAGTATTGGGCATTTTTGGCAATCCCTTCGAATATTTTGGGTTGCGCAACACTATTGGTACGGCCGATGCGCCGATCATGTCCTCGTTCGGTTATCCAAAGGTGATCGAGGTGGGCTACCAGCTCACCTTCGCGGTGATCGCCTGCGCCTTGATTTCTGGAGCGTTGGCTGACCGCGTGAAGTTCGGTACCTGGCTTGTCTTCACTGGTTTGTGGTCCACTTTTGTGTATTTCCCGCTTGTACACATGGTGTGGGGAGGTGGATTTCTATCGGAGAAGGCCGAATCTCTCTCGGGGTGGATGTTCGGGCGTGATGGTGAAGAAGCAGCGGTGCCACCGGTTGATTTCGCAGGTGGTATTGCAATTCACATTTCCGCCGGTACAGCAGCGCTTTTATTGGCTATTTGTGTAGGCCGCCGGCACACCTTCTTGAAGACGGCGCACCGACCGCACAACCTTCCCTTCGTGATGTTGGGTGCGGCGTTGCTGTGGTTTGGTTGGTTCGGATTCAATGGCGGATCGGCGCACAGTGCGAGCTGGCTCGCAGGACTAGCAACACTCAACACCACCTGCGCGGCGGCAGCGGGTATCCTCGGCTGGTTGCTTGCTGAGAAGCTCCGAGACGGTCACGCGACATCACTCGGCGCTGCCTCCGGCATTGTTGCTGGACTGGTATCCATCACACCCGCGGCAGGCGTCTTAAACCCGGTAACCTCTCTGGTGCTTGGATTCATCGGTGGGATTCTCGCGGCACTTGGCGTTGCTTTGAAGTTTCGGTTTAAGTTTGATGACTCCCTCGATGTTGTCGGCGTGCACCTCGTCGCCGGTATCTGGGGCACAATTGGCCTTGCGCTGCTCGCCGATCACATCGGCCTGTTTATGGGCGGCGGCTGGTACGGCCTCAAGCTGTTAATCGTGCAGATTGTCGTGGCAGCTGCGACGATGCTCTACACGGGTGTACTCACCGCGATTATTGGTTGGATCCTCGAAAAGGTAATGGGCTGGCGTGTTGATCGGGCTATCGAACACGGCGGTATTGATGCTCACGTGCACGGCGAAACCGCCTACGACGCCCTTGGAATGGAAGGTAAGTAA
- the ftsY gene encoding signal recognition particle-docking protein FtsY, with product MNTTYLIIGAVVVLLLLVVLLVVLGNQRKKAKTISFSKDNEKTKELTQQEKSGNYTAQSGFNFAPAKQKQELLPNQQLAETTPIQAQQAPQVKDPVQPVAPSGPAAPAEPAHQPQPVEPEPMTLRKVEREDKSDEVEAVAEVEPVHTEPAAASLMPEEDVEEAVDKPAEADIAAEAEEAAVAASATAEGAEAALAQTPAPDTEPVPAPQPLDEIEPAAGRLGKLRGKLAKSNNFLGQSVLGMLSAGDLDEDAWEEIEDQLIMADLGANTSVKAVEMLREKIAERGVSSEAEAKAMLRETLIEIGRPELDRSIKAMPYEGKPAVVLVVGVNGTGKTTTTGKLARVLVSMGHKVLLGAADTFRAAAADQLETWGRRVGAETVRGAEGADPASVAFDAVAKGVETQADVVLIDTAGRLHTSVGLMDQLGKVKRVVEKKAKVDEVLLVLDATVGQNGLIQARTFRDVVDITGVVLTKLDGTAKGGIVFQVQEELGVPVKLVGLGEGADHLAPFEVESFVDALLA from the coding sequence ATGAATACCACTTATCTCATTATTGGTGCGGTTGTTGTCCTGCTGCTTTTGGTTGTGCTCCTCGTGGTGCTCGGAAACCAACGCAAAAAGGCAAAGACAATTTCGTTCTCCAAGGACAACGAGAAGACAAAAGAACTTACCCAGCAAGAAAAGAGCGGTAATTACACGGCTCAGAGTGGGTTCAACTTTGCGCCCGCGAAGCAGAAACAAGAACTGCTTCCTAATCAGCAGTTGGCAGAAACGACGCCAATTCAAGCTCAACAGGCACCGCAGGTTAAGGATCCGGTGCAACCAGTAGCTCCTTCCGGGCCAGCAGCGCCTGCCGAACCTGCACATCAGCCACAACCAGTGGAACCAGAGCCGATGACCTTGCGCAAAGTCGAACGCGAAGATAAATCCGATGAGGTCGAGGCTGTGGCGGAGGTCGAACCGGTGCATACTGAACCGGCTGCAGCGTCTCTGATGCCTGAGGAAGATGTGGAAGAGGCCGTCGATAAGCCCGCGGAAGCGGACATCGCAGCGGAGGCTGAGGAAGCCGCCGTAGCTGCGAGCGCTACCGCTGAGGGTGCCGAGGCTGCGCTAGCACAGACCCCGGCCCCTGATACCGAGCCTGTGCCGGCACCGCAGCCGTTGGACGAGATTGAACCCGCAGCGGGGCGCCTGGGTAAGCTGCGTGGCAAGCTCGCTAAGTCGAACAACTTCCTGGGGCAGTCAGTGCTGGGCATGCTTTCCGCAGGTGACCTTGACGAGGATGCGTGGGAAGAAATCGAAGATCAGCTCATCATGGCTGACCTTGGTGCTAACACCTCGGTGAAAGCAGTTGAGATGCTGCGCGAAAAGATCGCCGAGCGAGGCGTGTCTTCCGAGGCAGAGGCGAAGGCCATGCTGCGCGAGACGCTGATTGAGATTGGGCGCCCAGAGCTGGATCGTTCGATCAAGGCGATGCCTTATGAAGGCAAGCCTGCGGTGGTCTTGGTGGTCGGTGTGAACGGCACCGGTAAGACCACTACTACCGGCAAGCTTGCCCGTGTGCTCGTGTCGATGGGGCATAAGGTTCTTCTTGGCGCGGCTGATACCTTCCGTGCGGCTGCCGCTGACCAGCTTGAGACGTGGGGGCGTCGCGTAGGTGCGGAGACTGTCCGCGGCGCCGAGGGCGCAGATCCGGCTTCCGTGGCGTTCGATGCCGTGGCGAAGGGCGTGGAAACCCAAGCCGACGTGGTGCTGATTGATACCGCCGGCCGCCTGCACACCTCGGTTGGCCTGATGGATCAGCTGGGCAAGGTCAAGCGCGTGGTGGAGAAAAAGGCCAAGGTCGATGAGGTTCTGCTGGTCCTCGACGCAACCGTCGGGCAGAACGGCCTCATCCAGGCCCGCACGTTCCGCGACGTCGTGGACATTACCGGCGTGGTGTTGACCAAGCTGGACGGCACCGCGAAGGGCGGCATTGTCTTCCAGGTCCAAGAAGAGCTGGGTGTGCCGGTGAAGCTCGTGGGTCTCGGTGAAGGTGCAGACCACCTGGCTCCATTCGAGGTAGAAAGCTTTGTCGACGCCCTGTTGGCATAG
- the smc gene encoding chromosome segregation protein SMC, whose product MHLKSLTLKGFKSFASSTTLKFEPGICAVVGPNGSGKSNVVDALAWVMGEHSAKTLRGGKMEDVIFAGAGQRQALGRAEVTLTIDNSEGALPIEYSEVSVTRRMFRDGASEYEINGAKARLMDIQELLSDSGIGREMHVIVGQGRLAQILESKPEDRRAFIEEAAGVLKHRRRKEKAQRKLINMQANLDRLQDLTAELKRQLKPLARQAEAAQRAATVQADLRDARLRLAAANLTELKEKLDASESQAKILAEQVESLTEQLEEHSEQQLQLDTEFQAATAAAEEAQQLWFQLSALAERVAATVRIAKDRSNAQVGDIAYSGPDPDELEARAKQADEQQQELDETVEISRERLETIREQVEEQEAIMREADREHLAQVRAIADRREGVVRLLAAEESQRSALERAQEDAERLTEQLEETLSRVQAAASEQATLREDNQQRARDRQPLQEAVDRTGAESAAAHSRLEQVRATQRNLERSVSGLEARIATLQQTAPKSAAAELLPEYEQLASQIQVPKENAPALAAALGSATEALVGEKLGQSAVDKLAGAHRTVVIETAVTGTWRLDADLPADARWLLDVVSLQPQVSGTVTRLLADAVLVPDLDAARELVASDPRLRAITPEGTVVGEGWVAVGSGSGSTVEVATHIAEASSELAQTKEQLKEISGTFAGAQSAYDEAQIASAAAKAALRDHDTATQSLQRDADRLAKQTEASKNEHERMAARVTAAEVRVAELEQQLAETLDRLSRVEDTDEPTEPSTQARDEAATALAQVKAMEMEARLSLRTAEERAGQQRGRGDQLRRQATHERQAKIRHEAAMATRKAKVELARAVARNAELIHDRVSDATARAATRREETALVKSQLNAKLAQVKDSAHAIQVQLNRLSDNKHASDIARSQAQVRIEEAQAQAEGQLGVPIEVLLAEYAPGEDFDKAAEQERLKKAEKALNSLGKVNPLALEEFKALEERYEFLAGQLADVQRARKDLTDVITDVDAKILQLFTDAWHDVEREFPAVFETLFPGGQGRLVLTDPEDMLATGIEVEARPPGKKVKRLTLLSGGEKSLTALAMLVAIFKARPSPFYVMDEVEAALDDTNLRRLIALFEKLRESSQLIVITHQKPTMDVANVLYGVTMRGDGVTRVISQRMSPAT is encoded by the coding sequence GTGCACTTGAAATCGCTGACGCTCAAAGGATTTAAGTCTTTCGCGTCATCGACGACCCTAAAATTTGAACCCGGAATCTGTGCGGTCGTTGGCCCCAACGGCTCGGGTAAGTCAAACGTTGTGGATGCCTTGGCGTGGGTGATGGGCGAACACAGTGCGAAGACACTGCGCGGTGGCAAAATGGAAGACGTCATTTTCGCAGGTGCCGGGCAGCGTCAGGCGCTCGGACGCGCAGAGGTGACGCTTACCATCGACAACTCGGAAGGTGCGTTGCCTATCGAGTATTCCGAGGTTTCCGTCACCCGCCGGATGTTTCGCGACGGTGCCAGCGAGTACGAAATTAATGGGGCGAAAGCCCGACTCATGGACATCCAAGAGTTGTTGTCGGACTCCGGTATTGGCCGTGAGATGCATGTGATTGTAGGGCAGGGACGCCTCGCGCAAATCTTGGAATCAAAGCCCGAGGACCGCAGGGCGTTCATCGAGGAAGCGGCTGGTGTGCTTAAACACCGGCGGCGCAAAGAAAAGGCCCAGCGCAAGCTCATCAACATGCAGGCCAATCTTGATCGCCTGCAGGACCTCACTGCCGAACTGAAGCGACAGCTCAAGCCTCTTGCTCGCCAGGCGGAAGCCGCGCAACGGGCAGCGACCGTACAGGCCGACCTCAGGGACGCGCGCTTGAGACTCGCCGCGGCCAACCTCACGGAGCTGAAAGAAAAACTCGATGCCTCTGAGTCACAGGCGAAAATCCTTGCCGAGCAGGTAGAAAGCCTCACGGAACAGCTAGAAGAACACTCCGAGCAGCAGCTTCAGCTCGATACGGAATTTCAAGCAGCTACCGCTGCTGCCGAAGAAGCCCAACAGTTGTGGTTCCAACTTTCCGCTCTCGCAGAGCGCGTCGCGGCAACCGTGCGTATCGCCAAAGATCGTTCCAATGCCCAAGTCGGCGACATCGCCTACTCCGGTCCAGATCCTGATGAACTGGAAGCACGCGCGAAGCAAGCTGACGAGCAGCAACAAGAACTCGATGAAACTGTGGAGATCAGCCGGGAACGGCTGGAGACGATCCGCGAACAGGTCGAGGAACAAGAAGCAATCATGCGCGAGGCGGATCGCGAACACCTAGCTCAGGTGCGAGCGATCGCGGACCGTCGCGAAGGCGTCGTGCGCTTGTTGGCCGCGGAAGAATCCCAGCGCAGCGCCTTAGAGCGCGCTCAGGAAGATGCCGAACGCTTAACTGAACAGCTTGAGGAAACACTATCTCGAGTTCAAGCAGCAGCCAGCGAACAAGCAACGCTGCGCGAAGACAACCAGCAGCGCGCCCGCGACCGGCAGCCTCTGCAAGAAGCTGTCGATAGAACTGGAGCGGAATCCGCGGCCGCGCACTCCCGACTCGAACAGGTCCGAGCCACACAACGCAACCTGGAACGCAGCGTTTCCGGGTTAGAAGCGCGCATCGCCACCTTGCAGCAAACCGCACCGAAATCAGCCGCGGCCGAATTACTGCCCGAATACGAGCAGCTAGCCAGCCAGATTCAGGTGCCAAAGGAAAATGCACCCGCCCTTGCCGCAGCGTTGGGAAGTGCTACCGAAGCGCTGGTCGGCGAGAAATTGGGACAGTCGGCCGTCGACAAGCTCGCTGGCGCCCACCGCACAGTGGTTATTGAGACCGCTGTGACGGGCACCTGGCGGCTCGACGCCGATCTACCCGCCGACGCTCGCTGGCTCCTTGACGTAGTTAGCTTGCAACCGCAGGTTTCCGGGACCGTGACCCGCTTGCTTGCCGACGCCGTCCTGGTCCCTGACCTCGATGCCGCCCGCGAACTCGTCGCCAGCGACCCCCGACTGCGTGCGATCACGCCCGAAGGCACGGTCGTGGGAGAGGGCTGGGTCGCGGTAGGTTCGGGGTCCGGTTCAACAGTTGAAGTCGCTACCCACATCGCCGAGGCAAGCAGCGAGCTTGCCCAAACCAAAGAGCAGCTCAAAGAGATCTCCGGAACCTTCGCCGGTGCTCAGTCTGCCTATGATGAAGCCCAAATCGCCTCAGCCGCAGCCAAGGCGGCGCTTCGAGACCACGACACCGCAACCCAGAGCCTGCAGCGCGACGCCGATCGCCTCGCGAAACAGACGGAGGCATCCAAAAACGAACACGAACGCATGGCCGCGCGTGTTACCGCAGCGGAAGTGCGTGTCGCAGAGCTCGAACAACAACTAGCGGAAACCCTCGACCGACTTTCCCGCGTCGAGGACACCGACGAACCAACAGAGCCATCGACACAAGCACGCGACGAAGCTGCAACTGCGCTCGCCCAGGTCAAAGCGATGGAGATGGAAGCACGACTGTCACTGCGGACCGCCGAGGAGCGCGCCGGGCAACAACGCGGTCGGGGAGATCAGCTGCGTCGACAAGCAACGCACGAGCGCCAAGCCAAAATTCGGCACGAAGCTGCCATGGCCACACGTAAGGCCAAGGTCGAGCTCGCCCGTGCGGTGGCTCGCAACGCTGAGCTCATTCATGACCGCGTATCCGATGCCACTGCGCGGGCCGCGACGCGACGGGAAGAAACCGCTCTCGTCAAGTCACAACTCAATGCCAAACTGGCCCAGGTCAAAGACAGCGCCCACGCCATCCAGGTACAGCTGAACCGGCTCTCGGACAACAAACATGCCTCCGACATCGCCCGTTCGCAGGCACAAGTCAGGATTGAGGAAGCCCAAGCGCAAGCCGAAGGGCAGTTGGGGGTACCGATCGAAGTGCTGCTGGCGGAATACGCGCCGGGCGAAGACTTCGACAAGGCGGCGGAGCAGGAGCGTCTTAAGAAGGCGGAAAAGGCGCTGAACTCGCTGGGTAAGGTCAATCCACTGGCCTTGGAAGAATTCAAAGCGCTGGAGGAGCGCTATGAGTTCCTAGCCGGCCAGCTCGCGGACGTGCAGCGGGCGCGCAAGGACCTGACAGACGTGATCACCGATGTCGACGCAAAGATCCTGCAGCTGTTCACCGATGCGTGGCATGACGTCGAGCGTGAATTCCCCGCAGTCTTTGAGACGCTGTTTCCGGGCGGCCAAGGGCGACTGGTACTCACAGACCCGGAGGACATGCTCGCTACCGGCATCGAAGTCGAGGCCCGACCGCCAGGCAAAAAAGTCAAGCGACTGACCTTGCTTTCGGGTGGCGAGAAATCACTGACAGCACTTGCCATGTTGGTTGCTATTTTCAAGGCTCGCCCCAGCCCGTTCTATGTCATGGACGAGGTCGAAGCTGCCCTCGATGACACGAACTTGCGACGGTTGATTGCCCTGTTTGAAAAGCTGCGGGAGTCTAGTCAGCTCATCGTGATTACCCACCAAAAGCCAACCATGGATGTGGCAAATGTGCTCTACGGCGTGACCATGCGTGGCGACGGGGTGACCCGCGTCATCAGCCAACGTATGAGTCCTGCTACCTAG
- a CDS encoding acylphosphatase: protein MENKRLIAFVHGTVQGVGFRWWTKSQALELGLAGSATNLADGRVYVVAEGPAARCEDLLTRLKEIPTNHRRPGEVTLVVEQWGQPQGEQGFRER, encoded by the coding sequence ATGGAAAACAAGAGACTGATCGCATTCGTGCATGGAACCGTGCAAGGTGTTGGCTTTCGCTGGTGGACAAAGTCCCAAGCGCTAGAGCTCGGACTCGCCGGCAGCGCAACGAACCTTGCTGACGGTCGCGTGTACGTGGTGGCCGAGGGACCAGCCGCCCGCTGCGAGGATCTCCTCACGCGGCTAAAAGAAATACCAACGAACCATCGACGCCCCGGAGAAGTCACCCTTGTCGTTGAGCAGTGGGGACAACCACAGGGGGAGCAGGGCTTTCGCGAACGCTAG
- a CDS encoding alanine/glycine:cation symporter family protein, translating to MDKLVEYIGVFNEKYWLLVIALLVIAGVWFGITTLLVQIRYIPDMFKVIVEKPSDIAEGQKGISAFKAFTISAASRVGTGNVAGVAIAISTGGPGAVFWMWMLALMGGATSFVESTLAQAFKVKDHASYRGGPAYYITKVWKLKWAAMLFVLLITVTYGFVFNAVQSNSISAAVVTSFDSDPLITNIIVGLILAALTAMIVFGGVQRIANFTQVIVPVMAVMYIVIGVIVIAINIDKVPGMVWSIWTHAFGIREFAGATLGTVIMKGVQRGLFSNEAGMGSVPNAAATASVSHPVKQGLIQTLGVYFDTIVVCSITAFIILLARGDVDSNLTGMEMTQNALASNVGSWGIHFLTVVIIFLAFSSVIGNYYYGESNIEFASNSKGLLNGYRVLVVLCVFGGALGSVPLVWALADVFSGLMATVNLIAILPMGGIAVALLKNFAEQRKQGLNPVFHRDDVPGIRGWDGMECWDGSDPLTHR from the coding sequence ATGGACAAACTTGTGGAATACATAGGTGTATTCAACGAAAAGTATTGGTTGCTGGTCATCGCGTTGCTGGTTATCGCGGGTGTGTGGTTCGGCATTACGACGTTGCTCGTGCAGATCCGCTACATCCCGGATATGTTCAAGGTGATCGTCGAGAAGCCGTCGGACATTGCTGAAGGCCAAAAGGGCATTTCGGCGTTTAAGGCATTCACGATTTCGGCAGCTTCGCGCGTCGGCACGGGCAATGTTGCAGGAGTGGCGATTGCCATTTCGACGGGTGGCCCCGGCGCTGTGTTCTGGATGTGGATGTTGGCGTTGATGGGTGGCGCGACGTCGTTCGTCGAGTCCACGCTGGCCCAGGCATTCAAGGTCAAAGATCACGCCTCGTACCGAGGTGGCCCGGCGTACTACATCACCAAGGTGTGGAAGCTCAAGTGGGCGGCGATGTTGTTTGTCCTGCTCATCACTGTCACCTATGGTTTCGTGTTCAATGCGGTGCAGTCGAACTCGATTTCGGCAGCTGTCGTGACCTCGTTCGATTCCGACCCGCTGATCACCAACATCATCGTCGGCCTGATCTTGGCGGCGCTGACCGCGATGATCGTGTTCGGTGGCGTCCAGCGCATCGCCAACTTTACGCAGGTCATCGTGCCGGTCATGGCAGTGATGTATATCGTGATCGGCGTTATTGTGATCGCGATCAACATCGATAAGGTGCCGGGCATGGTGTGGTCGATTTGGACACACGCGTTCGGGATCCGTGAGTTCGCGGGAGCCACGTTGGGCACGGTCATCATGAAGGGCGTGCAGCGTGGCCTGTTCTCCAACGAAGCCGGTATGGGCTCAGTGCCGAACGCCGCTGCGACCGCTTCGGTGTCCCACCCCGTCAAGCAGGGTTTGATTCAAACCTTGGGTGTTTACTTCGACACGATCGTCGTCTGTTCCATCACCGCCTTTATCATTTTGCTGGCGCGTGGCGACGTCGATAGCAACCTCACAGGCATGGAAATGACCCAGAACGCCCTGGCCTCTAACGTGGGCAGCTGGGGAATCCACTTCCTCACGGTCGTCATCATCTTCCTGGCGTTTTCCTCCGTGATTGGTAACTACTACTACGGGGAAAGCAACATTGAGTTTGCCTCCAACTCAAAGGGCCTGCTGAACGGCTACCGGGTGCTCGTGGTGCTGTGCGTGTTTGGTGGTGCGCTTGGGTCCGTCCCGCTCGTCTGGGCTCTTGCTGACGTCTTTTCCGGTCTGATGGCCACCGTGAACCTCATCGCTATCCTTCCGATGGGTGGCATCGCGGTAGCACTGTTGAAGAACTTCGCAGAGCAGCGCAAACAGGGATTAAATCCCGTGTTCCACCGTGATGACGTCCCCGGCATCCGCGGTTGGGACGGCATGGAATGCTGGGATGGTTCAGACCCGCTGACCCACCGCTAG
- the mutM gene encoding bifunctional DNA-formamidopyrimidine glycosylase/DNA-(apurinic or apyrimidinic site) lyase: MPELPEVEVVRRGLESHLIGRRIVRAEVIHPRVARRQAGGATEQVSRLSGQLIDAVRRRGKYLWLELSDDQFLLIHLGMSGQMLIKDPGVRMHKHLRARLFLDTGSEAWFVDQRTFGAWEFGTLNSDNIPPSIAHIARDVFDPIFDDEAVAAQTVAKRSDIKRVLLDQTVLSGVGNIYADEMLWAAQIHPRTPACELSLSQVRMLIDAGREVMGAALELGGTSFDALYVNVNGESGYFSRSLHAYGQVGQPCFACGTLIIREKFMNRSSYYCPKCQVLG; this comes from the coding sequence ATGCCTGAACTTCCCGAAGTCGAGGTTGTCCGTCGGGGTCTCGAATCCCATCTCATCGGTCGCCGAATTGTCCGTGCCGAGGTCATCCACCCGCGCGTGGCGCGTCGGCAAGCCGGCGGGGCGACCGAGCAAGTAAGTCGTCTCTCCGGGCAGCTTATCGACGCCGTCCGTCGCCGCGGCAAGTACCTGTGGCTCGAACTTTCCGACGACCAGTTCCTGCTCATACACCTCGGTATGAGCGGTCAAATGCTGATTAAGGACCCGGGTGTGCGCATGCACAAGCACTTGCGCGCTCGGCTGTTTTTGGACACAGGTTCCGAGGCCTGGTTCGTCGACCAACGCACCTTCGGCGCCTGGGAATTCGGCACCCTGAACAGCGACAATATCCCGCCATCCATTGCGCACATCGCCCGGGATGTCTTCGACCCGATCTTCGATGACGAGGCGGTTGCGGCCCAGACCGTTGCGAAGCGCAGCGACATCAAGCGCGTCCTGCTCGACCAAACCGTCCTATCCGGGGTGGGCAACATCTACGCCGACGAAATGCTCTGGGCTGCGCAGATCCACCCGCGCACCCCAGCGTGTGAGCTGTCGTTGTCGCAGGTGCGCATGCTTATCGACGCCGGCCGGGAAGTCATGGGCGCGGCTTTGGAATTGGGAGGGACGTCTTTTGACGCCTTGTACGTGAATGTGAATGGCGAATCAGGCTATTTTTCGAGGTCATTACATGCGTATGGGCAGGTGGGTCAGCCGTGCTTTGCGTGTGGGACGTTGATCATTCGAGAGAAATTCATGAACCGGAGCTCGTATTATTGTCCGAAGTGTCAAGTTTTGGGATGA